A portion of the Hylaeus volcanicus isolate JK05 unplaced genomic scaffold, UHH_iyHylVolc1.0_haploid 12237, whole genome shotgun sequence genome contains these proteins:
- the LOC128883726 gene encoding uncharacterized protein LOC128883726 isoform X4 yields MSSEAKIQLDRSDLEIIRACLGSDNPIITQNLLSYSLNGSDHWMLEPWKDILSVVNRASNHFLFTLNEVQRVVDLALKEMGMLYATPAETLLDVASALSLSHCILKQDIVMKHIMEAYDPNLRRTFLKKVSNEPLYCVKGLNKPQPSVSLLQKMSNAVSEGFDFFMKGFPTETQLFQDTTCQSFELVLERHLPFNEVSLADFTHMNTLILHFETIQTVAKKFLDCVKQNKFPDLADDPVMSMCNLQDSSGQCSILAMPYVLAFLEKNMRKLRSNDDAFIFAWFLAFYERDCNCQPFSCNIESDSTSSNATTVHGIKIVWNRPKTQDNGISNEMEITEADKAHLLEMYAEITLRSRIIDCDTKIALAATQCKNCLKISKKKTAILWVRKKKLWESQQKDFESQLLRLEEVKLMRDASSTLGVVTNVLHSSCTTTKTVFCFTLF; encoded by the exons ATGTCAAGTGAAGCGAAGATCCAACTCGACAGGAGTGACTTGGAAATCATTCGAGCCTGTTTAGG aaGTGATAATCCAattattacacaaaatttattatcatattcGTTAAATGGTAGCGATCACTGGATGTTAGAGCCATGGAAGGATATTTTAAGTGTGGTTAATCGTGCATCTaaccattttttgtttacgcTAAATGAG GTTCAAAGAGTTGTGGATTTAGCATTAAAGGAAATGGGAATGCTTTACGCAACACCCGCAG AAACGTTATTAGATGTGGCAAGTGCTCTTAGCTTGTCACATTGTATATTGAAACAAGATATTGTGATGAAACATATTATGGAGGCATATGATCCGAATCTCCGAcgaacttttttaaaaaaagtttctaatGAACCTTTATATTGCGTTAAA gGTCTTAACAAACCTCAACCTAGTGTATctcttttacaaaaaatgtccAACGCCGTTTCTGAAGGTTTCGACTTTTTCATGAAAGGTTTTCCTACAGAAACCCAATTATTTCAAGACACAACTTGTCAATCTTTTGAAT TAGTTCTCGAAAGACACCTACCCTTTAACGAAGTTTCGTTGGCGGATTTCACTCACATGAACAccttaatattacattttgaaaCCATTCAG ACTGTCGCTAAAAAATTTTTGGACtgtgttaaacaaaataagtTTCCGGATTTAGCTGATGATCCTGTTATGTCAATGTGTAATTTGCAAGATAGCAGCGGACAATGCAGTATTTTGGCAATGCCATATGTTTTAgcatttcttgaaaaaaat ATGCGGAAGTTGCGAAGTAATGATGATGCGTTTATATTTGCTTGGTTTTTGGCTTTTTACGAAAGGGATTGTAACTGTCAACCTTTTTCATGCAATATCGAAAGTGATTCCACTAGCAGTAATGCAACCACAGTGCAT gGTATAAAAATAGTGTGGAATCGGCCTAAAACGCAAGATAACGGCATAAGTAATGAAATGGAGATTACGGAAGCAGATAAAGCTCACCTACTAGAAATGTATGCGGAAATAACTTTACGTAGCCGTATAATTGATTGTGATACCaa AATAGCCCTTGCAGCAACTCAGTGtaaaaattgcttaaaaataagcaaaaagaaaa CTGCGATACTTTGGGTGAGGAAGAAAAAACTTTGGGAATCTCAGCAAAAAGATTTTGAGTCCCAACTCCTTCGATTGGAGGAGGTGAAATTAATGCGTGACGCGTCGTCAACTCTTGGAGTCGTGACGAACGTTTTACATTCAAGTTGTACTACTACTAAAACAGTTTT TTGTTTTACACTGTTTTAA
- the LOC128883726 gene encoding uncharacterized protein LOC128883726 isoform X2, with protein sequence MSSEAKIQLDRSDLEIIRACLGSDNPIITQNLLSYSLNGSDHWMLEPWKDILSVVNRASNHFLFTLNEVQRVVDLALKEMGMLYATPAETLLDVASALSLSHCILKQDIVMKHIMEAYDPNLRRTFLKKVSNEPLYCVKGLNKPQPSVSLLQKMSNAVSEGFDFFMKVLERHLPFNEVSLADFTHMNTLILHFETIQTVAKKFLDCVKQNKFPDLADDPVMSMCNLQDSSGQCSILAMPYVLAFLEKNMRKLRSNDDAFIFAWFLAFYERDCNCQPFSCNIESDSTSSNATTVHGIKIVWNRPKTQDNGISNEMEITEADKAHLLEMYAEITLRSRIIDCDTKIALAATQCKNCLKISKKKTAILWVRKKKLWESQQKDFESQLLRLEEVKLMRDASSTLGVVTNVLHSSCTTTKTVLKETSRLAIDVSSFLEDSQQELNQTQNLFISSKNNSINDSELEEEYRTLLYDTMDEVPECELPQLKESEFETKAPTLLPSL encoded by the exons ATGTCAAGTGAAGCGAAGATCCAACTCGACAGGAGTGACTTGGAAATCATTCGAGCCTGTTTAGG aaGTGATAATCCAattattacacaaaatttattatcatattcGTTAAATGGTAGCGATCACTGGATGTTAGAGCCATGGAAGGATATTTTAAGTGTGGTTAATCGTGCATCTaaccattttttgtttacgcTAAATGAG GTTCAAAGAGTTGTGGATTTAGCATTAAAGGAAATGGGAATGCTTTACGCAACACCCGCAG AAACGTTATTAGATGTGGCAAGTGCTCTTAGCTTGTCACATTGTATATTGAAACAAGATATTGTGATGAAACATATTATGGAGGCATATGATCCGAATCTCCGAcgaacttttttaaaaaaagtttctaatGAACCTTTATATTGCGTTAAA gGTCTTAACAAACCTCAACCTAGTGTATctcttttacaaaaaatgtccAACGCCGTTTCTGAAGGTTTCGACTTTTTCATGAAAG TTCTCGAAAGACACCTACCCTTTAACGAAGTTTCGTTGGCGGATTTCACTCACATGAACAccttaatattacattttgaaaCCATTCAG ACTGTCGCTAAAAAATTTTTGGACtgtgttaaacaaaataagtTTCCGGATTTAGCTGATGATCCTGTTATGTCAATGTGTAATTTGCAAGATAGCAGCGGACAATGCAGTATTTTGGCAATGCCATATGTTTTAgcatttcttgaaaaaaat ATGCGGAAGTTGCGAAGTAATGATGATGCGTTTATATTTGCTTGGTTTTTGGCTTTTTACGAAAGGGATTGTAACTGTCAACCTTTTTCATGCAATATCGAAAGTGATTCCACTAGCAGTAATGCAACCACAGTGCAT gGTATAAAAATAGTGTGGAATCGGCCTAAAACGCAAGATAACGGCATAAGTAATGAAATGGAGATTACGGAAGCAGATAAAGCTCACCTACTAGAAATGTATGCGGAAATAACTTTACGTAGCCGTATAATTGATTGTGATACCaa AATAGCCCTTGCAGCAACTCAGTGtaaaaattgcttaaaaataagcaaaaagaaaa CTGCGATACTTTGGGTGAGGAAGAAAAAACTTTGGGAATCTCAGCAAAAAGATTTTGAGTCCCAACTCCTTCGATTGGAGGAGGTGAAATTAATGCGTGACGCGTCGTCAACTCTTGGAGTCGTGACGAACGTTTTACATTCAAGTTGTACTACTACTAAAACAGTTTT AAAAGAGACAAGTCGACTGGCTATTGATGTTTCATCCTTTTTAGAAGATTCCCAACAAGAGTTAAATCAAACTCAAAATCTGTTTATttcatctaaaaataatagcattaat GACTCAGAGTTAGAGGAAGAATATCGCACCCTTCTATACGATACAATGGACGAGGTCCCTGAATGTGAACTTCCGCAGCTAAAAGAGTCCGAATTTGAAACAAAAGCACCTACACTTCTTCCATCCCt TTAA
- the LOC128883726 gene encoding uncharacterized protein LOC128883726 isoform X1 — protein sequence MSSEAKIQLDRSDLEIIRACLGSDNPIITQNLLSYSLNGSDHWMLEPWKDILSVVNRASNHFLFTLNEVQRVVDLALKEMGMLYATPAETLLDVASALSLSHCILKQDIVMKHIMEAYDPNLRRTFLKKVSNEPLYCVKGLNKPQPSVSLLQKMSNAVSEGFDFFMKGFPTETQLFQDTTCQSFELVLERHLPFNEVSLADFTHMNTLILHFETIQTVAKKFLDCVKQNKFPDLADDPVMSMCNLQDSSGQCSILAMPYVLAFLEKNMRKLRSNDDAFIFAWFLAFYERDCNCQPFSCNIESDSTSSNATTVHGIKIVWNRPKTQDNGISNEMEITEADKAHLLEMYAEITLRSRIIDCDTKIALAATQCKNCLKISKKKTAILWVRKKKLWESQQKDFESQLLRLEEVKLMRDASSTLGVVTNVLHSSCTTTKTVLKETSRLAIDVSSFLEDSQQELNQTQNLFISSKNNSINDSELEEEYRTLLYDTMDEVPECELPQLKESEFETKAPTLLPSL from the exons ATGTCAAGTGAAGCGAAGATCCAACTCGACAGGAGTGACTTGGAAATCATTCGAGCCTGTTTAGG aaGTGATAATCCAattattacacaaaatttattatcatattcGTTAAATGGTAGCGATCACTGGATGTTAGAGCCATGGAAGGATATTTTAAGTGTGGTTAATCGTGCATCTaaccattttttgtttacgcTAAATGAG GTTCAAAGAGTTGTGGATTTAGCATTAAAGGAAATGGGAATGCTTTACGCAACACCCGCAG AAACGTTATTAGATGTGGCAAGTGCTCTTAGCTTGTCACATTGTATATTGAAACAAGATATTGTGATGAAACATATTATGGAGGCATATGATCCGAATCTCCGAcgaacttttttaaaaaaagtttctaatGAACCTTTATATTGCGTTAAA gGTCTTAACAAACCTCAACCTAGTGTATctcttttacaaaaaatgtccAACGCCGTTTCTGAAGGTTTCGACTTTTTCATGAAAGGTTTTCCTACAGAAACCCAATTATTTCAAGACACAACTTGTCAATCTTTTGAAT TAGTTCTCGAAAGACACCTACCCTTTAACGAAGTTTCGTTGGCGGATTTCACTCACATGAACAccttaatattacattttgaaaCCATTCAG ACTGTCGCTAAAAAATTTTTGGACtgtgttaaacaaaataagtTTCCGGATTTAGCTGATGATCCTGTTATGTCAATGTGTAATTTGCAAGATAGCAGCGGACAATGCAGTATTTTGGCAATGCCATATGTTTTAgcatttcttgaaaaaaat ATGCGGAAGTTGCGAAGTAATGATGATGCGTTTATATTTGCTTGGTTTTTGGCTTTTTACGAAAGGGATTGTAACTGTCAACCTTTTTCATGCAATATCGAAAGTGATTCCACTAGCAGTAATGCAACCACAGTGCAT gGTATAAAAATAGTGTGGAATCGGCCTAAAACGCAAGATAACGGCATAAGTAATGAAATGGAGATTACGGAAGCAGATAAAGCTCACCTACTAGAAATGTATGCGGAAATAACTTTACGTAGCCGTATAATTGATTGTGATACCaa AATAGCCCTTGCAGCAACTCAGTGtaaaaattgcttaaaaataagcaaaaagaaaa CTGCGATACTTTGGGTGAGGAAGAAAAAACTTTGGGAATCTCAGCAAAAAGATTTTGAGTCCCAACTCCTTCGATTGGAGGAGGTGAAATTAATGCGTGACGCGTCGTCAACTCTTGGAGTCGTGACGAACGTTTTACATTCAAGTTGTACTACTACTAAAACAGTTTT AAAAGAGACAAGTCGACTGGCTATTGATGTTTCATCCTTTTTAGAAGATTCCCAACAAGAGTTAAATCAAACTCAAAATCTGTTTATttcatctaaaaataatagcattaat GACTCAGAGTTAGAGGAAGAATATCGCACCCTTCTATACGATACAATGGACGAGGTCCCTGAATGTGAACTTCCGCAGCTAAAAGAGTCCGAATTTGAAACAAAAGCACCTACACTTCTTCCATCCCt TTAA
- the LOC128883726 gene encoding uncharacterized protein LOC128883726 isoform X3, with protein MSSEAKIQLDRSDLEIIRACLGSDNPIITQNLLSYSLNGSDHWMLEPWKDILSVVNRASNHFLFTLNEVQRVVDLALKEMGMLYATPAETLLDVASALSLSHCILKQDIVMKHIMEAYDPNLRRTFLKKVSNEPLYCVKGLNKPQPSVSLLQKMSNAVSEGFDFFMKGFPTETQLFQDTTCQSFELVLERHLPFNEVSLADFTHMNTLILHFETIQTVAKKFLDCVKQNKFPDLADDPVMSMSFLEKNMRKLRSNDDAFIFAWFLAFYERDCNCQPFSCNIESDSTSSNATTVHGIKIVWNRPKTQDNGISNEMEITEADKAHLLEMYAEITLRSRIIDCDTKIALAATQCKNCLKISKKKTAILWVRKKKLWESQQKDFESQLLRLEEVKLMRDASSTLGVVTNVLHSSCTTTKTVLKETSRLAIDVSSFLEDSQQELNQTQNLFISSKNNSINDSELEEEYRTLLYDTMDEVPECELPQLKESEFETKAPTLLPSL; from the exons ATGTCAAGTGAAGCGAAGATCCAACTCGACAGGAGTGACTTGGAAATCATTCGAGCCTGTTTAGG aaGTGATAATCCAattattacacaaaatttattatcatattcGTTAAATGGTAGCGATCACTGGATGTTAGAGCCATGGAAGGATATTTTAAGTGTGGTTAATCGTGCATCTaaccattttttgtttacgcTAAATGAG GTTCAAAGAGTTGTGGATTTAGCATTAAAGGAAATGGGAATGCTTTACGCAACACCCGCAG AAACGTTATTAGATGTGGCAAGTGCTCTTAGCTTGTCACATTGTATATTGAAACAAGATATTGTGATGAAACATATTATGGAGGCATATGATCCGAATCTCCGAcgaacttttttaaaaaaagtttctaatGAACCTTTATATTGCGTTAAA gGTCTTAACAAACCTCAACCTAGTGTATctcttttacaaaaaatgtccAACGCCGTTTCTGAAGGTTTCGACTTTTTCATGAAAGGTTTTCCTACAGAAACCCAATTATTTCAAGACACAACTTGTCAATCTTTTGAAT TAGTTCTCGAAAGACACCTACCCTTTAACGAAGTTTCGTTGGCGGATTTCACTCACATGAACAccttaatattacattttgaaaCCATTCAG ACTGTCGCTAAAAAATTTTTGGACtgtgttaaacaaaataagtTTCCGGATTTAGCTGATGATCCTGTTATGTCAATGT catttcttgaaaaaaat ATGCGGAAGTTGCGAAGTAATGATGATGCGTTTATATTTGCTTGGTTTTTGGCTTTTTACGAAAGGGATTGTAACTGTCAACCTTTTTCATGCAATATCGAAAGTGATTCCACTAGCAGTAATGCAACCACAGTGCAT gGTATAAAAATAGTGTGGAATCGGCCTAAAACGCAAGATAACGGCATAAGTAATGAAATGGAGATTACGGAAGCAGATAAAGCTCACCTACTAGAAATGTATGCGGAAATAACTTTACGTAGCCGTATAATTGATTGTGATACCaa AATAGCCCTTGCAGCAACTCAGTGtaaaaattgcttaaaaataagcaaaaagaaaa CTGCGATACTTTGGGTGAGGAAGAAAAAACTTTGGGAATCTCAGCAAAAAGATTTTGAGTCCCAACTCCTTCGATTGGAGGAGGTGAAATTAATGCGTGACGCGTCGTCAACTCTTGGAGTCGTGACGAACGTTTTACATTCAAGTTGTACTACTACTAAAACAGTTTT AAAAGAGACAAGTCGACTGGCTATTGATGTTTCATCCTTTTTAGAAGATTCCCAACAAGAGTTAAATCAAACTCAAAATCTGTTTATttcatctaaaaataatagcattaat GACTCAGAGTTAGAGGAAGAATATCGCACCCTTCTATACGATACAATGGACGAGGTCCCTGAATGTGAACTTCCGCAGCTAAAAGAGTCCGAATTTGAAACAAAAGCACCTACACTTCTTCCATCCCt TTAA